Genomic segment of Panicum virgatum strain AP13 chromosome 2K, P.virgatum_v5, whole genome shotgun sequence:
caaaacatctccgaaaatgtccaatttcctaccAATACACAACATGCTCAAAAAtctaggacaaaatcgaaaacagtcaagttcgggtgccaagtggcgggttagtccatgaatcatcccgaagaatttaccaaaaccactcctaatcatataataaaataggtacttaaggagcgccaacaacacTCCTTAGCGGATTTCGACTTCCATGACCACCGTCCTGCTGTCTTAATCGACCAACACCCTTTGTGGGTTCTAGGTTAGCAGCAGTTTGGCACCGTAACCCGGCTTCTGGTTCATCCCGCATCGCCAGTTCTGCTTACCAAAAATGGCCCACTTGGAGCTCCCGATTCCGTGGCATGGCTCACAGAAGCAACCGTGCCGTACTACCTATTTAAAGTTTGAGAATAGGTCGAGGGCGTTGCGCCTCCGATGCCTCTAATCATTGGCTTTACCTGATAGAACTCGTAATGGGCTCCAGCTATCCTGAGGGAAACTTCGGAGGGAACCAGCTTCTAGATGGTTCGATTAGTCTTTTGTCCCTATACCCAAGTCAGACGAACGATTTGCACGTTAGTATCGCTTCGAGCCTCCACCAGAGTTTCCTCTGGCTTCGCCCCGCTGAGGCATAGTTCACCATCTTTCGGGTCCCGACAGGCGTGCTCCAACTCGAACCCTTCACAGAAGATCAGGGTCGGCCAGTGGTGCGGCCCGTGAGGGCCTGccgctcgtcaacttccttgcGCTTCCCAGGTTTAAGAACCCGTCAACTCGCACGCATGTCAGACTTCTTGGTCCGTGTTTCAAGACGGGTCGGATGGGAAGCCCACAGGCCGTTGCAGCGCAGCGTCCCGAGGGACGCGCCTGCGGCGTGCAAGAACCAGCTGTGCCGACGACGGCTTCCAGAGGCACCTAAGGCCCCTAGGCTTAGGCTGCCGGCATGGCCGACAATAGTCCACGCCCCGAGCCGATAGGCTGACTAGCAAAACCATTCCGCATACAATCGGGGCGCATCGCCGGCCCCCATCCGCTTCCCTCCCGGCAATTTCAAGCACTCTTTGACTCTCTTTTCGAAGTCCTTTTCATCTTTGCCTTGCGGTACTTGTTCGCTATCGGTCTCTCGCCTGTATTTAGCCTTGGATGGAGTTTACCGCCCGATTTGGGctgcattcccaaacaacccgaCTCGTTGATGGCGCCTCATGGTGAGACAGGGTCCGGGCCGGACGGAGCTCTCACCCTCCCAGGCGTCCCTTTCCAGGGAACTTGGGCCCGGTCAGTCTCTGAGGACGCCTCTCCAGACTACAATTCGGGTAGTGAGGCTACCCGATTCTCAAGCTGGGCTGCTCCCGGTTCGCTCGCCGTTACTAGGGGAATCCTTGTAAGTTTCTTCTCCTCCACTTATTTATATGCTTAAACTCAGCGGGTGATCCCGTCTGACCTGGGGTCGCGGTCGGAGCACCGAGGCACTACGATCTTAAATGGGTCCTCTAGGCCAAGAAGCTGGCTGCGTGCCGAGACACTGCACCGAGAACAACTTATGTCGCCCACCACATGCAGGTGCTCGACACGATACGCCGGCAGCCCCAACTTCAGCCCACCATACCACAAGGCATGGGGAGCCAAACACCATgttgtaggaccgagaaatgtgactagaggggggtgaatgggagccgatcaaaaaatTTTAGCAAACGAAAGTTTGGCCTTTATCTCAATTACGCACCCAACCCAAGAGTCATAGGTGAAGTGCAGAGTAGCTATAGGAGAcctacactaacacaaaacaacccTAGGAACTAGAGTGAACAAGCGTGGAAGCAAACACGAGAAAACAACACAAGAAACAGCAAGgtatatatcaccggttgatccgacgctcacaGAATTGagtgcgtcggttaaaccgatgatatagAGCCTGCAGCATGCGAACACTAGCACCGATTGATCCGACGTGGATCTCAACaaatcgtcggttcaaccggtggtgcTACACCGGATGATCCAACAAAATCAAATTGGATcgccggtgtagttgtccagagggagCCCAAAACCGACCAgtaagcaccggttaaaccgacgtgcgcAGAGGGCACCTCGACGGTTTAACCGACGTGCATTTATCGTCAAAGCAGAGAgtcaatcaccggttaaaccggtgtggAGCAAAATGAACGCGTCGGTTGAATGGCCAAAACTGCAAAACCTGTAGTA
This window contains:
- the LOC120695985 gene encoding LOW QUALITY PROTEIN: uncharacterized protein LOC120695985 (The sequence of the model RefSeq protein was modified relative to this genomic sequence to represent the inferred CDS: inserted 1 base in 1 codon; substituted 2 bases at 2 genomic stop codons); this translates as MSDFLVRVSRRVGWEAHRPLQRSVPRDAPAACKNQLCRRRLPEAPKAPRLRLPAWPTIVHAPSRXADXQXPFRIQSGRIAGPHPLPSRQFQALFDSLFEVLFIFALRYLFAIGLSPVFSLGWSLPPDLGCIPKQPDSLMAPHGETGSGPDGALTLPGVPFQGTWARSVSEDASPDYNSGSEATRFSSWAAPGSLAVTRGILVSFFSSTYLYA